From the genome of Polyangiaceae bacterium, one region includes:
- a CDS encoding polymer-forming cytoskeletal protein has translation MGAAATAVETNDLDTNGSVLGRGTRVRGRIQGDGDLRIEGGVEGDVSVSGELVVEEGAEVQGNVDAATVTISGALTGDVSSRGGIVVRASAKVAGSLGGPEVSLEEGAEFSGRIEADFDLPAELLGGSSGAR, from the coding sequence ATGGGCGCAGCGGCAACGGCGGTGGAGACGAACGATTTGGACACCAACGGTTCCGTGCTCGGACGCGGCACGCGCGTACGTGGTCGCATCCAAGGCGATGGCGATCTACGCATCGAGGGCGGTGTCGAAGGCGACGTGAGCGTCAGCGGCGAGCTGGTCGTCGAGGAAGGCGCCGAAGTACAAGGCAACGTCGACGCCGCGACGGTCACGATCAGCGGTGCGCTCACCGGAGACGTGTCGAGTCGTGGCGGCATCGTGGTACGCGCGTCGGCCAAGGTCGCGGGAAGCCTCGGAGGCCCCGAGGTAAGCCTCGAAGAAGGCGCTGAATTCTCTGGGCGCATCGAAGCAGATTTCGACTTGCCGGCCGAACTCTTGGGTGGTTCGTCCGGGGCTCGGTAA
- a CDS encoding CPBP family intramembrane metalloprotease: MVSQAAPTDVSLATPTREIARGVAWLAGTAIAVRLAEIVVGRSPLGAALAGAVIVDLAMTRAGVRWDNLDDAKSKRSSSRMWQGIGIGVAVASALVLVPLVVSIIVGAATIQPGTPSSSLVFGLLRGASVGVRDELLYRGLPLLVAARAGVRLPVAIGYAALAGTSALVFAGGLSWEALLLAASQGVLFAMLWARTNAAWAPVSAHAAWVFLTGVGLRGGIVEVSWESGMLTDGTRARGLPALLCVFVAVLLTAFVSKKLARTSEIPHGRA, from the coding sequence GTGGTCAGCCAGGCGGCACCTACCGATGTTTCTCTCGCGACGCCGACGCGCGAAATTGCCCGAGGCGTTGCGTGGCTCGCCGGCACCGCGATCGCCGTGCGCCTCGCCGAAATCGTCGTCGGTCGTAGCCCCCTCGGCGCCGCACTCGCAGGCGCAGTCATCGTCGACTTGGCGATGACTCGTGCCGGCGTGCGTTGGGACAACCTCGACGACGCGAAATCGAAACGATCTTCGTCCCGCATGTGGCAAGGCATCGGCATCGGCGTTGCTGTGGCAAGCGCGCTCGTGCTCGTACCGCTCGTCGTGAGCATCATCGTTGGAGCTGCAACCATTCAGCCGGGCACTCCATCGAGCTCGCTCGTGTTCGGCCTCTTGCGCGGAGCGTCCGTGGGCGTACGTGACGAACTCCTGTACCGCGGCCTGCCGCTGCTCGTCGCTGCGCGTGCGGGCGTGCGCTTGCCGGTTGCGATCGGCTACGCCGCGCTCGCGGGCACGAGCGCGCTCGTGTTCGCGGGAGGTTTGTCCTGGGAAGCTTTGCTCCTTGCGGCGTCGCAAGGCGTCCTCTTCGCGATGCTTTGGGCTCGTACGAATGCTGCGTGGGCCCCCGTCTCCGCGCACGCTGCGTGGGTATTTCTCACGGGCGTGGGCCTACGTGGAGGCATCGTCGAAGTGTCGTGGGAGAGCGGCATGCTCACGGATGGTACGCGCGCTCGCGGCCTTCCTGCTCTCCTTTGTGTTTTCGTCGCGGTCTTGCTGACCGCATTCGTTTCGAAGAAACTAGCAAGAACCTCGGAGATTCCCCATGGCCGTGCGTAA
- a CDS encoding LysM peptidoglycan-binding domain-containing protein, which produces MSGSTYTVKSGDTLGAIASRNGTTVSEILKANPSIKNPNAISVGQKITLPGKSGGGGAGAGSGGSPAPKPEEKPPEESNSQPSGSEIFPLWIRPTASWKNGPRYFGCGRSGGRKHAGVDLYAPFGSKVRAIADGVIIQKPYYFYDGTNALEVFHPGIGVVRYGEISSSKKVAVKAGQQVKMGELIAYVGLLDSLNMSMIHFELFGESARGKNLTGGGPYRRHPALKDPTPLVDRLYKKTFG; this is translated from the coding sequence ATGTCGGGCTCAACGTACACGGTCAAGTCTGGGGACACGCTCGGTGCAATTGCGAGCCGCAATGGGACGACGGTCAGCGAGATCTTGAAGGCGAATCCGAGCATCAAGAATCCGAACGCGATCTCCGTTGGACAAAAAATCACTCTCCCGGGCAAAAGTGGTGGTGGCGGCGCAGGTGCGGGTAGTGGCGGCAGCCCTGCGCCAAAACCCGAAGAAAAGCCGCCCGAAGAATCCAATTCGCAGCCGTCGGGCAGCGAGATTTTTCCGCTGTGGATCAGGCCCACCGCAAGCTGGAAGAATGGGCCCAGGTACTTTGGTTGCGGCCGAAGTGGCGGGCGCAAACACGCTGGTGTCGATCTTTATGCGCCATTTGGTTCGAAAGTCCGCGCTATTGCAGACGGCGTGATCATTCAGAAGCCGTATTACTTCTACGACGGCACGAACGCTCTCGAGGTGTTTCACCCGGGCATTGGCGTCGTGAGGTATGGCGAAATCAGCTCGAGCAAGAAGGTGGCGGTCAAGGCAGGGCAGCAGGTCAAAATGGGCGAGCTCATCGCATACGTGGGACTGCTCGATTCATTGAACATGTCGATGATTCATTTCGAGCTCTTCGGTGAATCGGCGCGAGGCAAAAACCTGACGGGTGGAGGCCCTTATCGCCGTCACCCGGCCCTCAAAGATCCCACACCCCTCGTGGATAGGCTTTACAAAAAGACGTTTGGTTGA
- the tssI gene encoding type VI secretion system tip protein VgrG — MSNAQLSFESGEHLDVRTFAVHEAISASFQIDIVAMGADDVDLEKLSGRPASFTLSGIGGKRTWTGVCARITQTSVEPDGLSTYAVKIAPQFWMLNHRRNHRAFQHSSVPDIVEKILNEWQVPFEMKVDGAAHGKREFCVQYGETDHDFVRRLLVDAGISFHFSTPEGSNETKMIITDTPTSAEPRSKPLPFMRSPSMGEKSEHVTEMSLQQMVKPGKAVVRDFDFRRPSFQLAGSHGGGSNALMEDYFYVPGATNVKGDGAVDNTPHADKEGAYRHNEKEATARAQRHTEALKAASWRASFNTSAINVAAGDVISISGHPHPSVKNGKKLLVTSSFITGEINEDWNAGADAVSAEAPYRPMLTTSSPTDPHRSEEDGPFKAVTKADKPRIQGLQSATVVGPKGEEIHVDEFGRVKIQFPWDREAKGDEKGSCWVRVAQQWAGPGYGMITMPRVGQEVLVGFLEGDPDLPMIVGRMFDTTSPVPYPMPENKTRTTLKSSSKNGGNEITFEDKADGELFYLAATKDFHKIVKKDELEETKGNRHVTVEGDLILSAKGNVIIQAGKELVVKGGPKVQINPPGQISQADKPKELSGQQGGAKPPPKEEAPKAAPPKQEAPKPKEQPAKPAPAQQPSGKSQAAQQNERLFKMNPGGPTGKFQQVAAARKAHAEKYQELAKQIGEKHNIPPAMALAWMNRESAFGEFLDSRGYSKFDGQGFGLFQVDKRYHTPRGGPADWNHIDQAMGIYKDYVSQIKSKNPGWTEEEYMAAGLVAFNAGPGNARTRPSSPAAWAQLDSGTAHIADPKGDYSRDVWSEAQWYAKNLKW, encoded by the coding sequence ATGAGCAACGCACAGTTGTCCTTCGAGTCCGGCGAACACCTCGACGTTCGCACGTTTGCGGTGCACGAGGCTATTTCGGCTTCCTTTCAAATCGATATCGTCGCCATGGGTGCGGACGACGTCGACCTCGAAAAGCTCAGCGGACGCCCAGCGTCATTTACTCTATCTGGCATCGGCGGCAAGCGCACCTGGACGGGCGTGTGTGCGCGCATCACGCAAACGAGCGTCGAACCGGATGGTTTGTCCACGTACGCGGTGAAAATTGCGCCGCAATTTTGGATGCTCAACCATCGCCGCAATCACCGCGCATTTCAGCATTCATCGGTTCCGGACATCGTCGAGAAAATCCTCAATGAATGGCAAGTGCCCTTCGAAATGAAGGTCGACGGTGCAGCCCACGGCAAGCGCGAATTCTGCGTGCAATATGGCGAAACGGATCACGACTTCGTTCGGCGCCTCCTGGTCGATGCGGGCATTTCGTTTCATTTCTCGACGCCCGAGGGATCCAATGAAACGAAAATGATCATCACGGATACGCCGACGTCTGCCGAGCCGCGCTCGAAACCGCTCCCATTCATGCGTTCTCCGAGCATGGGCGAAAAAAGCGAGCACGTGACCGAAATGTCGCTGCAGCAAATGGTGAAACCGGGCAAAGCCGTCGTTCGCGATTTCGATTTTCGTCGCCCAAGCTTCCAGCTCGCAGGGTCCCATGGAGGTGGCTCGAATGCCCTCATGGAAGATTATTTCTACGTTCCGGGCGCGACGAACGTCAAGGGCGACGGCGCTGTCGACAACACGCCTCACGCCGATAAAGAAGGCGCATATCGTCACAACGAAAAAGAAGCCACCGCGCGCGCTCAGCGGCATACCGAAGCACTGAAAGCCGCTTCCTGGCGCGCCTCGTTCAATACATCCGCAATCAATGTTGCAGCGGGCGACGTCATTTCCATCAGCGGTCATCCGCATCCGAGCGTCAAGAACGGGAAAAAGCTGCTCGTCACGTCGTCCTTCATTACGGGCGAAATCAATGAAGATTGGAATGCCGGTGCCGATGCGGTATCGGCCGAAGCGCCGTATCGTCCAATGTTGACGACGAGCAGCCCCACCGACCCGCATCGCAGCGAAGAAGATGGTCCGTTCAAGGCCGTGACGAAAGCGGACAAACCCCGCATTCAAGGGCTTCAAAGCGCGACGGTGGTGGGTCCGAAGGGCGAAGAGATTCACGTCGATGAATTCGGGCGCGTAAAAATCCAATTCCCTTGGGACCGCGAAGCGAAGGGCGACGAAAAAGGGTCGTGCTGGGTGCGCGTGGCGCAGCAATGGGCAGGTCCCGGCTACGGCATGATCACGATGCCTCGCGTGGGGCAAGAAGTTCTCGTCGGGTTCCTCGAAGGAGATCCGGATTTGCCGATGATCGTCGGGCGCATGTTCGATACGACGTCGCCCGTGCCGTATCCGATGCCGGAAAACAAAACGCGCACGACGTTGAAATCGAGCTCGAAAAATGGCGGCAATGAAATCACGTTCGAGGACAAAGCGGACGGCGAGCTGTTTTACTTGGCCGCGACGAAAGATTTCCACAAAATCGTCAAAAAAGACGAGCTCGAAGAGACCAAGGGCAACCGGCACGTCACGGTGGAGGGAGATCTGATTCTATCCGCCAAGGGGAACGTGATCATTCAGGCGGGTAAGGAATTGGTCGTCAAGGGCGGGCCGAAGGTGCAAATCAATCCGCCGGGGCAAATTTCACAAGCGGACAAACCCAAGGAATTGTCGGGACAGCAAGGGGGAGCGAAGCCTCCGCCGAAAGAGGAAGCTCCGAAAGCCGCGCCTCCGAAGCAAGAAGCGCCGAAGCCGAAAGAGCAGCCGGCCAAACCCGCGCCTGCACAGCAGCCTTCGGGCAAGTCGCAAGCAGCGCAGCAAAACGAACGCCTCTTCAAGATGAATCCGGGTGGGCCGACGGGCAAATTCCAGCAAGTCGCGGCGGCGCGCAAAGCTCACGCGGAGAAATATCAAGAATTGGCCAAACAGATTGGCGAAAAGCACAACATCCCGCCGGCCATGGCGCTCGCCTGGATGAATCGCGAATCGGCCTTCGGCGAATTCTTGGATTCGCGCGGGTACAGCAAGTTCGATGGGCAAGGGTTTGGCCTCTTCCAGGTGGACAAACGCTACCATACGCCGAGGGGTGGTCCGGCCGATTGGAATCACATCGATCAAGCGATGGGGATTTACAAGGATTACGTCTCGCAGATCAAGTCGAAGAACCCAGGCTGGACCGAAGAAGAATACATGGCCGCAGGTCTCGTTGCCTTCAACGCCGGACCGGGCAATGCGCGAACTCGACCGTCGAGTCCCGCGGCATGGGCGCAGCTCGATAGCGGAACGGCTCATATCGCGGATCCGAAGGGCGACTATTCGCGTGACGTTTGGTCCGAAGCGCAATGGTACGCGAAAAACCTGAAGTGGTAA
- a CDS encoding PAAR domain-containing protein, with amino-acid sequence MTLLVARKDVDICTGHDACPPRKAVEGSPDVFLEGYAVVRQGDLWESHGCPAHPPHQGRVLQASDEVIVNGLPVVRVGDPLDCGGNVQTGCEALYAGGKLSSANPNAILSRMDPGEMPRATEEAPLDAARAQELVPLAKELGEQYGIPPALALGIASRESGFGRHLDENGYGKYDSNGYGMFQVDKQYHTPTGDPYSRAHAEQAMGIFRNDLDRVAAAHPDWPREQQLATATAAYNFGYGNARTQPADAAGWARLDDGTSGDDYSRDVWARAQYFADNLEW; translated from the coding sequence ATGACACTTTTGGTTGCTCGCAAAGACGTGGACATCTGCACCGGACATGATGCTTGTCCGCCGCGAAAAGCCGTCGAAGGAAGCCCCGACGTGTTCCTCGAAGGGTACGCCGTGGTGCGGCAAGGAGACCTTTGGGAATCGCACGGGTGCCCGGCGCACCCGCCGCACCAAGGCCGCGTGCTTCAAGCATCGGACGAGGTGATCGTCAATGGTTTGCCCGTGGTTCGAGTCGGTGATCCGCTCGATTGCGGAGGCAATGTCCAGACGGGATGCGAAGCCCTTTATGCTGGCGGAAAATTGTCGTCAGCGAATCCAAACGCCATCTTGAGCAGAATGGATCCGGGCGAAATGCCGCGCGCGACCGAAGAAGCGCCGCTCGATGCCGCAAGGGCCCAAGAGCTCGTGCCTCTTGCCAAAGAGCTCGGCGAACAGTACGGAATTCCTCCCGCGCTGGCACTCGGCATTGCGAGTCGTGAATCCGGGTTCGGTCGCCATTTGGACGAAAACGGATACGGCAAATACGATAGCAATGGATATGGTATGTTCCAGGTGGACAAACAGTACCATACGCCAACGGGTGATCCGTACAGCAGGGCGCATGCCGAACAAGCCATGGGGATTTTCCGCAATGATCTGGATCGCGTAGCTGCCGCGCATCCCGATTGGCCCCGCGAGCAGCAGTTAGCGACTGCCACGGCTGCTTACAATTTCGGTTATGGGAATGCGCGCACACAGCCGGCGGATGCCGCAGGTTGGGCGAGACTCGACGACGGCACCTCGGGCGACGATTATTCGCGTGACGTCTGGGCGCGCGCGCAGTATTTTGCAGACAACCTGGAGTGGTAA
- a CDS encoding DUF2169 domain-containing protein — MRIINSPPFATSFITWQEQPGQWTLTLVCKATFSLVPGTAVVAAEPDGINDHDNHWDDDPQKSVYAPSDLVPYKPNPEVLLVGNAFAPRGEPVRSLFARLVVGQMDKSVEVFGQRTIAPDGSLVEGPRWAQMSLRYERAAGGEGSWNPVGVDPSATDPYGRRTLPNLQPPAFPDVDRGAPVPAIGFGPMAARWPARSDKLGPLSAAFLQGNWTETALGMDFDGSYFQAAPSDQFIDEIRADETIVLENLHKDVERLVTRLPGLRPRTRVEIDGLPPWELSLVADTLWIDTNRAICTVIFRGQLPLDGRDQPGTIYIGVEYPGEPVRFPDPPQRPHAASVPESPTDDDFDDMDNTHTNADALEGLDAVLPFKSSPSPALPWDPGATPPAPVRSASPMRPKRPEDFGATGIFPAVSVSGAMPTWLDKGAASKSRSAQAPRSTAPPPVAQQPLQGAPVAPPPPVAQMLRSNEVAPPSLAAASHRAAGIESVPAASRSAPPVAPPMSRPVPPIAPPMTMPIPPGAPPPPPMRSYAPTLPGIVAQPAPGAPAPPVAPVGTTFGQAAVLAAAKAHAAVPPSAPSSPSSPAPPALEKDRSRAGKPDPRMLATAAFLGAAEASNAAATTLPEEKDDKLPKDKVSASASGPTPGRMLVDILWYDPAVAPRLEENPAWKRILDVDPPEEKKNEDADGYLEPDLDKPQKKPVEPIEKTPEQKAKDEKSRVSKVLSRATPTIDVENALFSAVNDDGVLEPPLCVVAGEIELPFDEVETLRVLTSAAAPLATGDKKLKETVDLANEALGTPLGKSPEVAANFSVRVREAWMKANRMLPSDYLDVHSRRVLLEQRKYQMRELASAEWIRAVLHGVSGDKPIPTYLPADLSKKLPLFIKFSVRLIAEVLPQQDQNEAHAIALRVYALARTIPVRPRR; from the coding sequence ATGCGCATCATCAATTCTCCGCCGTTCGCCACGAGCTTCATCACGTGGCAAGAGCAACCTGGGCAATGGACGCTGACGCTCGTTTGCAAAGCGACGTTTTCGCTCGTGCCAGGAACTGCAGTCGTTGCGGCGGAGCCGGACGGAATCAACGACCACGACAACCATTGGGACGATGATCCGCAAAAGAGCGTTTATGCTCCGTCGGATCTCGTTCCGTACAAACCCAATCCCGAAGTGCTGCTCGTCGGCAATGCTTTCGCGCCGCGTGGTGAACCCGTGCGTTCACTTTTTGCGCGTCTGGTCGTCGGGCAAATGGACAAATCGGTCGAGGTATTTGGTCAGCGTACGATTGCGCCCGATGGATCGCTCGTGGAAGGACCGCGGTGGGCGCAGATGTCGCTTCGTTACGAGCGAGCTGCGGGGGGCGAGGGGTCTTGGAATCCCGTGGGCGTGGATCCTTCGGCGACGGATCCTTATGGTCGTCGCACGCTTCCCAATTTGCAGCCGCCCGCATTTCCCGATGTCGATCGTGGAGCACCCGTACCGGCCATTGGCTTCGGGCCGATGGCCGCGCGGTGGCCTGCTCGGAGTGACAAACTCGGGCCGCTTTCGGCCGCCTTTCTGCAAGGTAACTGGACCGAAACGGCGCTGGGGATGGACTTCGATGGTTCGTACTTCCAAGCGGCACCCTCGGATCAATTCATTGACGAAATCCGGGCCGACGAAACGATCGTGCTCGAAAATCTGCACAAAGACGTGGAACGGCTCGTCACCCGTTTGCCTGGGCTGAGGCCGCGAACTCGGGTCGAAATCGATGGTCTCCCGCCGTGGGAATTGTCGCTCGTCGCGGACACCTTGTGGATCGATACGAATCGGGCCATTTGCACGGTCATTTTTCGCGGGCAACTTCCGCTGGATGGCCGAGACCAACCGGGCACGATATACATTGGCGTCGAATACCCAGGCGAACCCGTGCGGTTTCCAGATCCCCCACAACGACCGCATGCCGCGAGCGTCCCGGAAAGCCCAACCGACGACGATTTCGACGACATGGACAATACGCACACGAATGCGGACGCGCTCGAGGGGCTCGATGCGGTTTTACCTTTCAAGAGCTCGCCGTCGCCCGCATTGCCGTGGGATCCTGGCGCCACGCCACCTGCGCCCGTTCGGTCAGCTTCGCCCATGCGTCCGAAACGCCCGGAAGACTTTGGCGCAACGGGTATCTTTCCGGCCGTATCCGTTTCCGGTGCCATGCCAACGTGGCTCGACAAAGGCGCCGCATCGAAATCGCGCTCGGCGCAGGCACCTCGGTCGACGGCGCCGCCTCCTGTCGCTCAGCAGCCATTGCAAGGTGCGCCGGTTGCGCCACCGCCGCCCGTTGCGCAAATGCTTCGCTCGAATGAAGTGGCGCCGCCGAGCTTGGCAGCGGCGAGTCACCGAGCGGCTGGCATTGAAAGCGTTCCTGCAGCATCGCGATCCGCGCCGCCGGTAGCGCCGCCCATGTCACGGCCCGTGCCGCCCATTGCGCCGCCCATGACGATGCCGATTCCGCCCGGCGCTCCGCCACCGCCGCCCATGCGAAGCTACGCGCCGACGCTGCCGGGCATCGTGGCGCAGCCTGCGCCGGGCGCGCCCGCGCCGCCCGTGGCGCCCGTCGGTACGACATTCGGTCAAGCCGCTGTGCTCGCGGCAGCGAAGGCGCATGCAGCCGTGCCGCCGTCTGCTCCGTCTTCGCCCTCTTCCCCGGCTCCTCCGGCGCTCGAAAAGGATCGATCGCGCGCGGGCAAACCGGATCCGCGAATGCTCGCGACGGCCGCATTTCTGGGAGCTGCGGAAGCATCGAATGCGGCGGCGACGACGTTGCCCGAGGAAAAGGACGACAAACTGCCGAAAGACAAGGTTTCGGCAAGTGCGTCTGGACCAACCCCTGGGCGAATGCTCGTCGACATTCTGTGGTACGATCCCGCAGTTGCCCCGCGTCTCGAGGAAAACCCCGCGTGGAAGCGCATTTTGGACGTCGATCCGCCGGAAGAAAAAAAGAACGAAGACGCGGACGGTTACCTCGAGCCGGACCTGGACAAACCCCAGAAAAAACCCGTCGAGCCTATCGAAAAGACGCCCGAGCAGAAGGCGAAGGACGAAAAGTCTAGGGTCTCGAAAGTATTGTCGCGCGCGACGCCCACCATCGACGTCGAGAATGCGCTTTTTTCGGCCGTCAATGACGATGGCGTGCTCGAGCCTCCGCTTTGCGTGGTAGCGGGCGAAATCGAATTGCCTTTCGACGAGGTCGAGACGCTGAGGGTGCTCACGAGCGCGGCGGCGCCGCTGGCGACGGGTGACAAGAAATTGAAAGAAACGGTCGATTTGGCCAATGAGGCGCTCGGCACGCCGCTCGGCAAATCACCCGAAGTCGCTGCGAACTTTTCCGTGCGTGTACGCGAAGCCTGGATGAAGGCGAATCGCATGCTTCCATCGGATTATTTGGACGTGCATTCACGCCGCGTGCTGCTCGAACAACGCAAGTATCAAATGCGCGAGCTTGCTTCGGCGGAATGGATTCGTGCGGTGCTCCATGGAGTATCGGGGGACAAACCAATTCCGACGTATCTGCCGGCGGATCTGTCGAAAAAGCTGCCGCTTTTCATCAAGTTTTCCGTGCGGCTCATTGCGGAAGTATTGCCGCAGCAGGATCAGAACGAAGCGCATGCGATTGCGCTGCGCGTGTATGCGCTTGCGCGCACGATTCCCGTGCGGCCGAGGCGATGA
- a CDS encoding PAS domain S-box protein — protein MAIGGYDDGPTSRSGSGPHSASPRSDAFRSPGDLVRKLQAGDYEGAARALEVSSSSSNELMRALAELAADLAHERKVREGRLSSLMDVVTQIAVRNYSVRAEISEAKDAIDGVAVGLNMLREELQSTTVSRAYLDNIFASLPDALFVTTHDGSIRSVNNAATDLLGHARRDLVGKPLSEFVPLELGENIHQLRGEELVLVDKHGMSIVVSCSVSALYNDSRFDGFVCVLHDITERKRADEERQRLHDELREQAEVIRKMSTPLIPISDEIMVMPLVGAVDPERADQILTSILSGIAANHPRVAIIDITALAGVDADVANTIMRAASAARLLGVEVFLTGMRAEVARTLIETGLDLSGIVTCSTLKTGIALSQKRLHDRRKR, from the coding sequence ATGGCCATCGGAGGATACGACGACGGACCCACCTCACGCTCTGGCTCGGGGCCCCACAGCGCTTCGCCGCGCAGCGATGCATTTCGCAGCCCAGGCGACCTCGTGCGCAAGCTCCAAGCTGGAGACTACGAAGGCGCCGCGCGTGCTCTCGAAGTCAGCAGCTCCTCGTCGAACGAGCTCATGCGGGCACTCGCCGAGCTTGCTGCCGACCTTGCACACGAGCGCAAAGTCCGCGAAGGACGGCTTTCGTCACTCATGGACGTCGTCACGCAAATCGCCGTTCGCAACTACTCGGTGCGTGCCGAGATCAGCGAGGCGAAGGATGCCATCGATGGGGTCGCCGTCGGCCTCAACATGCTGCGCGAGGAGCTTCAGAGCACGACGGTATCGCGCGCGTACCTCGACAACATTTTCGCGTCGCTTCCGGATGCGCTGTTCGTCACGACGCACGACGGCTCGATCCGCTCGGTGAACAACGCTGCGACCGACCTCCTCGGGCATGCTCGTCGCGACCTCGTGGGCAAACCCTTGTCCGAGTTTGTCCCTTTGGAACTCGGAGAAAACATTCATCAGCTCCGCGGCGAAGAGCTCGTTCTGGTCGACAAACATGGCATGAGCATCGTCGTGTCGTGCTCGGTCTCGGCGCTCTACAACGATTCACGTTTCGATGGTTTCGTGTGCGTGCTCCACGACATCACCGAGCGCAAGCGTGCCGACGAAGAACGGCAGCGGCTGCATGACGAGCTTCGCGAGCAGGCCGAAGTCATCCGCAAGATGAGCACGCCGCTCATCCCGATCAGCGACGAGATCATGGTCATGCCGCTGGTCGGTGCCGTCGATCCCGAACGTGCCGATCAGATCCTGACGTCGATCCTTTCAGGCATTGCCGCAAATCATCCGCGCGTGGCGATCATCGACATCACGGCGCTCGCGGGCGTGGATGCGGACGTCGCCAACACGATCATGCGCGCTGCATCGGCGGCGCGTCTATTGGGCGTCGAGGTATTTCTGACGGGAATGCGGGCCGAAGTCGCTCGAACCTTGATCGAAACGGGTTTGGACTTATCGGGCATCGTCACGTGCAGCACGCTGAAGACCGGTATTGCGCTTTCACAAAAACGACTTCACGATCGACGCAAGCGCTGA